Proteins encoded in a region of the bacterium genome:
- the gatB gene encoding Asp-tRNA(Asn)/Glu-tRNA(Gln) amidotransferase subunit GatB, translating to MMYEPLVGVEVHAQLTTDSKMFCPCKAEFGADPNSNVCPVCLGLPGSLPVTNRKAVELVIRTGLALGCEVGTLCRFYRKNYFYPDLPKNYQISQYDEPLTFGGHMDLTVEGRPVHIRIRRAHLEEDTGKNIHLPNGQSLVEYNRGGLPLMEIVTEPDFTSAAQVREYLLQLRRLLRYLGVSTGNMEEGAMRAEPTVNLKNHETGQATPKVEIKNLASIKAVHDAVAYEIARQRRALEDDEPMQQETRRWNEALQATTVMRTKESAADYMYFPEPDLPPMQPSAEWVAEIRASLPEVPMARQQRFMSEYGLPEYDAGVLTESREVADYYEAAVAACGDAKACSNWVMGDLMHQLNETNLGIADCPVSPERLGELVAVIHKGTISHNIAQQVFPKMWETGRSPREIIAAENLALISDTSAIEQLVDEAIAANPKAVADYRGGKEKAIGAIQGHVMRATKGQANAQVVNALILEKLKS from the coding sequence GTGATGTACGAACCCCTGGTGGGCGTGGAAGTCCATGCCCAACTGACGACTGACTCGAAGATGTTCTGCCCGTGCAAAGCCGAGTTCGGGGCCGACCCCAACAGCAACGTCTGCCCCGTCTGCCTGGGTCTACCCGGCTCGCTGCCTGTGACCAACCGCAAGGCCGTCGAACTGGTCATCCGCACCGGGCTGGCTCTGGGCTGCGAAGTTGGCACCCTCTGCCGCTTCTATCGCAAGAATTACTTCTACCCCGACCTGCCCAAGAACTACCAGATCAGCCAGTACGACGAGCCGTTGACCTTTGGCGGCCACATGGACCTGACCGTGGAGGGCCGGCCGGTGCACATCCGCATCCGCCGCGCGCACCTGGAAGAGGACACCGGCAAGAACATCCACCTGCCCAACGGCCAGAGCCTCGTGGAGTACAACCGGGGCGGCCTGCCCTTGATGGAGATCGTCACCGAACCGGACTTCACCTCCGCTGCACAGGTGCGTGAGTACCTGCTGCAACTACGGCGGCTGCTGCGCTACCTGGGCGTCTCAACCGGCAACATGGAAGAGGGCGCCATGCGCGCCGAGCCCACGGTCAACCTCAAGAACCACGAAACCGGCCAGGCCACGCCCAAGGTCGAGATCAAGAACCTCGCCTCGATCAAGGCCGTGCACGATGCCGTGGCCTATGAGATCGCCCGGCAACGGCGCGCGCTGGAAGACGACGAGCCCATGCAGCAGGAGACGCGCCGCTGGAACGAGGCCCTGCAGGCGACGACCGTCATGCGGACCAAGGAGTCGGCGGCCGACTACATGTACTTCCCCGAGCCGGACCTGCCCCCCATGCAGCCGTCAGCCGAGTGGGTGGCGGAGATCCGCGCCAGCCTGCCGGAAGTCCCCATGGCCCGGCAGCAGCGCTTCATGAGTGAGTATGGCCTGCCCGAGTACGACGCGGGCGTGTTGACCGAGAGCCGCGAGGTGGCGGACTACTACGAAGCCGCTGTCGCGGCCTGCGGCGACGCCAAGGCGTGCAGCAACTGGGTCATGGGCGACCTGATGCACCAGCTCAACGAGACCAATCTGGGCATTGCCGACTGCCCGGTCTCGCCGGAGCGGCTGGGCGAACTCGTCGCGGTGATCCATAAGGGCACGATCAGCCACAACATCGCCCAGCAGGTCTTCCCGAAGATGTGGGAGACGGGCCGGTCGCCGCGCGAGATCATCGCCGCGGAGAACCTGGCGCTGATCAGCGACACCTCCGCCATCGAGCAGCTTGTGGATGAGGCCATCGCGGCCAACCCCAAGGCTGTGGCTGACTATCGCGGTGGCAAGGAGAAGGCCATCGGCGCCATCCAGGGGCACGTCATGCGCGCGACCAAGGGGCAGGCCAATGCTCAGGTGGTCAATGCGCTGATCCTGGAGAAACTGAAGTCCTAG
- a CDS encoding SDR family oxidoreductase, which translates to MSQTSLNGAVAIVTGGSVGYGYGIANVLKQRGAQVWITARRPDRLQAAAEQLGVQAVPADVTVPSDWDRVVQTVLDKSGRVDVLINNAGAGINIAPLVDLSDDDIASCIATNLTGVMYGCRRVAPLLKAQGSGTIINISSICDQQAWPGFSIYGAAKAGLLSFSNHLYVEMREFGVRVTCLTPSWGNTDFTAALGWEAKPDDIRRKMTQPDELGEIVAQVCELPAHLVMPTLMVLPLVQDIVPF; encoded by the coding sequence ATGTCACAGACTTCGCTCAACGGCGCCGTCGCCATCGTCACAGGTGGTTCGGTCGGCTATGGCTACGGCATCGCCAACGTACTCAAGCAGCGCGGGGCGCAGGTGTGGATCACCGCCCGCCGCCCCGACCGTCTGCAGGCCGCGGCCGAGCAGCTCGGCGTGCAGGCGGTACCGGCTGATGTCACCGTGCCGTCGGACTGGGATCGGGTCGTGCAGACCGTCCTGGACAAGTCGGGCCGCGTGGATGTGCTCATCAACAACGCGGGGGCCGGGATCAACATCGCCCCGCTGGTGGACCTGAGCGACGACGACATCGCCAGTTGCATCGCGACGAATCTGACCGGCGTGATGTACGGCTGCCGGCGCGTCGCGCCCTTGCTCAAGGCGCAGGGCTCCGGCACCATCATCAACATCTCCAGCATCTGCGACCAGCAGGCCTGGCCGGGCTTCAGCATCTACGGCGCCGCCAAAGCCGGACTGCTCTCGTTCTCCAACCACCTGTACGTCGAGATGCGCGAGTTCGGCGTGCGCGTCACGTGCCTGACCCCCTCCTGGGGCAACACCGACTTCACCGCCGCCCTGGGCTGGGAGGCCAAGCCGGACGACATCCGGCGCAAGATGACCCAGCCCGATGAGCTGGGTGAGATCGTGGCCCAGGTGTGCGAACTCCCGGCGCATCTCGTCATGCCGACGCTGATGGTCCTGCCCCTCGTGCAGGACATTGTGCCGTTCTGA
- the ilvB gene encoding biosynthetic-type acetolactate synthase large subunit, translated as MSQEMMPGALAVLKALREEGVDTLFGYPGGQVIPFFDALYDFEGISLVLPRHEQGAGHMADGYSRSTGKVGVCVVTSGPGATNLVTALATAYMDSIPMVAFTGQVPRTAIGRDSFQEADTTGITIPVTKHNYLVTNEADLVNTVREAFYIARTGRPGPVLIDLPSDIQRGPVPYPERNIEGLDGYHAPELPDSADVQQAADLINSAERPLLYIGGGVIASGAADLVTQLADTCNIGVVHTLLGKGGYPESRDLSMGMPGMHGMGYANWALHEADLMIVVGARFDDRVTGNPKLFSPGTKVIHIDADAAEINKIRHADVALVADARAALEALVPLCKPRERTAWEEALLQKKQEMALSYRWTDAGMPPQFVLEKLNEIVGPEAIVVTDVGQHQMWSAHYMKVDKPRHWLSSGGLGTMGYGYPAAIGAQFGNPDRLVVDISGDGSIQMNIQEMATARHHQLPVKVVILNNCFLGMVRQWQDLFYDKRYSAVELCALPDFVKLAEAYDSVGFETANPDAVSGIIEQAMEINDRPVLMNFHVAREENVFPMIPAGKSIHDMMLKETLSD; from the coding sequence ATGTCACAGGAAATGATGCCAGGCGCCCTGGCGGTGCTCAAGGCGCTCCGTGAAGAGGGCGTGGACACCCTGTTCGGCTACCCGGGCGGACAGGTCATCCCCTTCTTCGACGCGCTGTACGACTTCGAGGGGATCAGCCTCGTCCTGCCACGGCACGAGCAGGGCGCCGGTCACATGGCGGACGGCTACTCCCGCTCTACCGGCAAGGTCGGCGTATGCGTGGTGACCAGCGGCCCCGGGGCCACCAACCTCGTCACCGCCCTGGCGACCGCCTACATGGACTCGATCCCGATGGTCGCCTTCACCGGGCAGGTCCCCCGCACCGCCATCGGCCGGGACTCCTTCCAGGAAGCCGACACCACCGGGATCACGATTCCGGTGACCAAGCACAACTACCTGGTCACCAACGAGGCCGATCTGGTGAACACGGTGCGCGAGGCGTTCTATATCGCCCGCACCGGCCGCCCCGGCCCGGTGCTCATTGACCTGCCCTCCGACATCCAGCGCGGGCCCGTGCCGTATCCGGAGCGCAACATCGAGGGTCTGGACGGCTACCACGCGCCCGAGTTGCCCGACAGCGCGGATGTCCAGCAGGCGGCCGACCTGATCAACAGCGCCGAGCGCCCCCTGCTGTACATCGGCGGCGGTGTGATCGCCTCCGGGGCGGCCGATCTGGTGACCCAGCTTGCTGACACGTGCAACATCGGCGTGGTGCACACCCTGCTGGGCAAGGGCGGGTACCCCGAGAGTCGCGATCTGTCCATGGGCATGCCCGGCATGCACGGCATGGGTTATGCCAACTGGGCCCTGCACGAGGCCGACCTGATGATCGTGGTCGGGGCGCGCTTCGATGACCGTGTCACCGGCAACCCCAAGCTCTTCTCACCGGGCACCAAGGTCATTCACATTGACGCCGACGCGGCTGAGATCAACAAGATCCGTCATGCCGACGTGGCGTTGGTGGCCGATGCCCGCGCGGCCCTGGAGGCCTTGGTACCGCTGTGTAAGCCGCGGGAGCGCACGGCCTGGGAAGAGGCGCTGCTGCAAAAAAAGCAGGAGATGGCGCTGTCATACCGCTGGACCGACGCGGGGATGCCGCCGCAGTTCGTGCTGGAGAAGCTGAACGAGATCGTCGGCCCGGAGGCCATCGTGGTGACCGACGTGGGCCAGCACCAGATGTGGTCGGCCCACTACATGAAGGTGGACAAGCCGCGGCACTGGCTGTCCTCGGGCGGCCTGGGCACGATGGGCTACGGCTATCCCGCCGCCATCGGCGCGCAGTTTGGCAATCCCGACCGCCTGGTGGTGGACATCTCCGGCGACGGCTCGATCCAGATGAACATCCAGGAGATGGCCACCGCGCGCCACCACCAACTGCCCGTGAAGGTCGTGATCCTCAACAACTGCTTCCTGGGCATGGTGCGCCAGTGGCAGGACCTGTTCTATGACAAGCGCTACTCGGCCGTCGAGTTGTGCGCCCTGCCGGACTTCGTGAAGCTGGCCGAAGCCTACGACAGCGTGGGCTTTGAGACGGCCAATCCCGACGCCGTGAGCGGCATCATCGAGCAGGCCATGGAGATCAACGACCGGCCCGTGCTGATGAACTTCCACGTGGCCCGGGAAGAGAACGTGTTCCCGATGATCCCCGCCGGCAAGAGCATTCATGACATGATGCTCAAGGAGACGCTGAGCGACTAG
- the ilvD gene encoding dihydroxy-acid dehydratase, whose translation MKKHSGPLVEGFTRAPSRALLYACGYTEKQLMNGPFIGIANAWSDVVPGHIGLGQLARAVEQGICAGGGVPMNFGIPAICDGIAMGHIGMYYSLPSRELIADSVESMAYAHGFDGLVLLTDCDKITPGMLMAAGRLDIPAIVVTAGPMLTGRYQGRRLDLVKDTFEAVGRYRGGQISEDELHALEREACPGCGSCQGLYTANTMQCLTEAMGMSLPGCATALAGMSRKQRIAFESGERIVGMVNEDLTARQIMTEKAIRNAIRMDMVLGGSTNTTLHIPAIAHEAGVNMALEAFDELSRVTPQLLHLRPSGDHFMEDLEWAGGIPAVLNVIGDMLDDTVTCSGKMISEIAAGGCNTNPEVIRPLDNPYHTEGGVAILRGSLCPEGAVVKQSAVKDSMRKFSGPAICFNREEDAMAAILENKIEDGSWIVLRYEGPKGGPGMREGLNPTAALAGIGKGETVGLLTDGRFSGGTQGLSVGHISPEAASGGPLGLVQDGDTIAVDLDARTLDLQVDEAELAKRRASWVAPEPNIKTGWLARYARNVSSAAKGAVME comes from the coding sequence ATGAAGAAGCACAGTGGTCCCCTCGTCGAAGGCTTCACCCGCGCGCCGTCGCGCGCCCTGCTCTATGCGTGCGGCTACACCGAGAAGCAGCTCATGAACGGGCCCTTCATCGGCATCGCCAACGCCTGGAGCGATGTCGTTCCCGGTCACATCGGCCTGGGGCAACTGGCGCGCGCGGTCGAGCAGGGCATCTGCGCCGGCGGGGGCGTGCCGATGAACTTCGGCATCCCGGCCATCTGCGACGGCATCGCCATGGGCCACATCGGCATGTACTACTCGCTGCCCAGCCGCGAGCTGATCGCCGACAGCGTCGAGAGCATGGCCTATGCCCACGGCTTCGACGGGCTGGTGCTGCTGACCGACTGCGACAAGATCACCCCGGGAATGCTGATGGCCGCCGGACGCCTGGATATCCCCGCCATCGTCGTCACCGCCGGACCGATGCTCACCGGGCGCTACCAGGGCCGCCGCCTGGACCTGGTCAAGGACACCTTCGAGGCCGTGGGCCGGTATCGCGGCGGGCAGATCAGCGAGGACGAACTCCACGCGCTGGAGCGTGAGGCCTGCCCCGGCTGCGGCTCGTGCCAGGGCCTCTATACGGCCAACACCATGCAGTGCCTCACCGAGGCCATGGGCATGAGCCTCCCCGGCTGCGCCACGGCGCTGGCCGGCATGTCCCGGAAGCAGCGGATCGCGTTCGAGTCCGGCGAGCGCATCGTGGGCATGGTCAACGAGGACCTGACCGCGCGCCAGATCATGACCGAGAAGGCCATTCGCAACGCCATCCGCATGGACATGGTGCTGGGCGGCTCGACCAACACGACGCTGCACATCCCGGCGATCGCCCATGAGGCCGGCGTCAACATGGCGCTCGAGGCCTTTGACGAGCTGTCGCGCGTGACGCCGCAGCTGCTGCACCTGCGCCCCTCCGGCGACCACTTCATGGAGGACCTGGAGTGGGCCGGCGGCATCCCCGCGGTGCTGAACGTCATCGGGGACATGCTCGATGACACGGTCACCTGCAGCGGCAAGATGATCAGCGAGATTGCCGCCGGCGGCTGCAACACCAACCCGGAAGTCATCCGACCGCTTGACAACCCGTACCACACCGAGGGTGGCGTCGCCATCCTGCGCGGCAGTCTCTGCCCCGAGGGCGCGGTCGTCAAGCAGTCGGCCGTCAAGGACAGCATGCGCAAGTTCTCGGGCCCGGCGATCTGCTTCAATCGCGAAGAGGACGCCATGGCCGCCATCCTGGAGAACAAGATAGAGGATGGTTCGTGGATTGTCCTGCGGTACGAGGGCCCCAAGGGCGGCCCCGGGATGCGCGAGGGCCTGAACCCGACCGCGGCCCTGGCTGGCATCGGCAAGGGCGAGACTGTCGGGCTGCTGACTGACGGGCGCTTCTCGGGCGGCACGCAGGGTCTGTCGGTGGGCCACATCTCGCCGGAAGCCGCCTCGGGCGGCCCGCTGGGCCTGGTCCAGGACGGCGACACCATCGCTGTTGATCTGGATGCCCGCACGCTGGACTTGCAGGTAGACGAAGCCGAGCTGGCCAAGCGCCGCGCGAGTTGGGTAGCGCCGGAGCCGAACATCAAGACGGGCTGGCTGGCCCGTTACGCCCGCAACGTCTCCAGCGCCGCCAAGGGTGCGGTGATGGAGTAG
- a CDS encoding FAD-dependent oxidoreductase yields MTQYDLIVIGGGAGGTGAALTAARLGLRTLWVEKERTLGGTGVHSLVSTWQPAVSRGALARELAETLVSRGQAHYIGPDLNTPTGRPLYRHVEGASYDDTLRRWGDRERRLISPHPAYTPEAMSALLAELAASLPTLEVWTETVFLQAHTEPGRDGLRRMTGLTVERGGKPERVEGGAFIDATGDVLVARDAGCETACGRESQDVYGESLAPPEHEFRLNGWTLCFEVRLGPDRVALPDEGWGHDGTWAHISQLPDGAYNINMVYQLSGEAGWRMGPEQAREVLLTNVARRWPGVRAAYGLQEYGISRLAARVGVREGPRLVGRYVLTEHDVRRGDWGRHHPDCIAWTDHAMDRHSPDGGCIEDNNGPLGIPLRCAQTREFDNLLVACRGASFSSLAASAVRLQRTVMELGEAAARLVAGAEQDRCE; encoded by the coding sequence GTGACACAGTACGACCTGATAGTCATTGGCGGCGGGGCGGGTGGGACGGGCGCGGCCCTCACGGCCGCGCGCCTGGGCCTACGGACGCTCTGGGTGGAGAAGGAGCGGACGCTCGGCGGCACCGGGGTGCACAGCCTGGTCAGCACCTGGCAGCCGGCGGTGAGTCGGGGGGCGCTCGCCCGCGAGTTGGCCGAGACGCTCGTGAGCCGGGGCCAGGCCCACTACATCGGCCCGGACCTGAACACCCCCACGGGCCGGCCGCTGTACCGCCATGTCGAGGGCGCCAGCTATGATGACACGCTGCGGCGCTGGGGGGACCGCGAACGCCGCCTGATCTCCCCCCATCCGGCCTACACACCCGAGGCGATGAGCGCCCTCCTGGCCGAACTGGCTGCGAGCCTGCCCACGCTGGAGGTCTGGACCGAGACGGTGTTCCTGCAGGCCCACACCGAGCCCGGCAGGGACGGCCTGCGGCGCATGACGGGGCTCACTGTGGAGCGCGGGGGCAAGCCCGAGCGCGTGGAGGGCGGCGCGTTCATTGACGCCACCGGGGATGTGCTCGTGGCCCGTGACGCCGGCTGCGAGACAGCCTGCGGCCGCGAGAGCCAGGATGTCTACGGAGAGTCCCTGGCTCCCCCGGAGCATGAGTTCCGCCTCAACGGCTGGACGCTGTGCTTCGAGGTGCGGCTCGGGCCGGATCGCGTGGCCCTGCCGGATGAGGGCTGGGGACATGACGGCACCTGGGCCCATATCAGCCAACTGCCCGACGGCGCCTACAACATCAACATGGTCTACCAGCTTTCGGGCGAGGCGGGATGGCGGATGGGCCCCGAGCAGGCGCGCGAGGTGCTGCTGACCAACGTGGCTCGGCGCTGGCCGGGCGTACGGGCGGCCTATGGGCTCCAGGAATACGGCATCAGCCGCCTGGCCGCGCGGGTGGGCGTGCGGGAGGGCCCGCGCCTGGTCGGGCGCTATGTCCTGACCGAGCACGACGTGCGGCGCGGCGACTGGGGGCGGCACCATCCGGACTGCATTGCCTGGACCGATCATGCCATGGACCGGCACTCGCCCGACGGCGGCTGCATCGAGGATAACAACGGCCCGCTGGGGATCCCCCTCCGGTGCGCGCAGACGCGGGAGTTCGACAATCTCCTGGTAGCATGCCGGGGCGCCAGCTTCTCGAGCCTGGCCGCCTCGGCGGTGCGCCTGCAGCGCACAGTAATGGAGCTGGGCGAGGCGGCCGCGCGGCTCGTGGCCGGGGCCGAGCAGGACCGCTGCGAGTAG
- a CDS encoding FAD-dependent oxidoreductase, which produces MRTIAEPAREIPVIREVDVCVVGGGPGGLPAAWQAAKHGAKTLLIESFGFLGGQATAGYVGPMLGLQEVGSNKPTAEGVTREFADLMHDMGAGRPWEEHVKSGCIAFDAETMKLAADRMCAQTGVELLLHANFAASVVEGNALKAIIIESKSGRQAIVAKCFVDATGDADVAFRAGAECTKGRPADGLMMAMGSSFIVGGVDRMKPEQREEAVRLVNEARDAGLFHVYGIGFGGHGSVLRQGYGCCNMTRFMGDATDVEDLTRGEVYTRDQISRIVSFWRDKVPGMEEAHLVATPPMIGIRETRQLVGLERVTGADVVEGKKLTDAVARCSYWIDIHCPRGLANSRGLHLCRKACPNTDCYMIQEHMDELPDELYPPDYFDIPYGALVPTQIDNLLVSGRCCSLDVQAMSAVRVMIPVMAIGEACGVAAAMAADKTVAPRRVDVQELRGKLQAAHCVC; this is translated from the coding sequence ATGCGAACTATCGCTGAACCCGCGCGCGAGATACCTGTCATCCGCGAGGTGGATGTCTGCGTGGTCGGCGGCGGGCCCGGCGGCCTGCCCGCTGCCTGGCAGGCTGCCAAGCACGGGGCCAAGACGCTGCTCATCGAGAGCTTCGGCTTCCTCGGCGGCCAAGCGACGGCCGGCTACGTCGGCCCGATGCTGGGCCTGCAGGAGGTGGGCAGCAACAAGCCCACGGCAGAGGGTGTCACGCGCGAGTTCGCGGACCTGATGCACGACATGGGTGCCGGACGGCCGTGGGAAGAGCACGTCAAGAGCGGCTGCATCGCGTTCGACGCCGAGACGATGAAGCTCGCGGCCGACCGCATGTGCGCCCAGACGGGCGTCGAGCTGCTGCTGCACGCCAACTTCGCGGCGTCAGTGGTCGAGGGCAACGCGCTCAAGGCGATCATCATCGAGAGCAAGTCCGGCCGGCAGGCCATCGTCGCCAAGTGCTTCGTGGACGCCACCGGCGACGCCGACGTGGCCTTCCGCGCCGGGGCCGAGTGCACCAAGGGCCGCCCGGCCGACGGCTTGATGATGGCGATGGGCAGCTCGTTCATTGTCGGCGGCGTAGACCGGATGAAGCCCGAGCAGCGCGAGGAGGCCGTGCGCCTGGTCAACGAGGCCCGCGACGCCGGCCTCTTCCATGTGTACGGCATCGGCTTTGGCGGACACGGTTCGGTGCTGCGGCAGGGCTACGGCTGCTGCAACATGACGCGCTTCATGGGCGACGCCACCGATGTGGAGGACCTGACGCGGGGCGAGGTCTACACCCGCGACCAGATCAGCCGCATCGTCAGCTTCTGGCGCGACAAGGTGCCGGGCATGGAGGAGGCACACCTAGTGGCGACGCCGCCGATGATCGGCATCCGCGAGACGCGGCAGCTCGTGGGCCTGGAGCGCGTCACGGGCGCGGACGTCGTCGAGGGCAAGAAGCTGACGGACGCGGTGGCGCGCTGCTCGTACTGGATTGACATCCACTGCCCGCGCGGGCTGGCCAACAGCAGGGGCCTACACCTGTGCCGCAAGGCCTGCCCGAACACGGACTGCTACATGATCCAAGAGCACATGGACGAGTTGCCCGACGAGCTGTACCCGCCTGACTACTTCGACATCCCCTACGGAGCGCTGGTGCCGACGCAGATTGACAACCTGCTGGTCAGCGGGCGCTGCTGCTCGCTGGATGTTCAGGCCATGTCGGCCGTGCGCGTGATGATCCCCGTGATGGCCATCGGTGAGGCATGCGGCGTGGCGGCGGCGATGGCGGCCGACAAGACCGTGGCGCCGCGCCGCGTGGACGTGCAGGAGCTGCGGGGGAAGCTGCAGGCGGCACACTGCGTGTGCTGA
- a CDS encoding tetratricopeptide repeat protein, which translates to MDPGAAGTVGFAMFKGAAIVFAMMVMAYPIYRVVSLYFDRALNGSETALYLVALLFLFLGIIVGWGTPLGWLLLLALLVGCMGLPVINHMADRMALRSMEDGDIKQFSEALRRQPRNTYLHDRLARIFLSRREYELALSHAKQAHEISPDDPAFKRLVERIQTEQRRVEQHLKICPKCFSETPAEAGACLQCGFMFTDPADLLRTLWSRPALEAVKWSGLGMLLVGLVLLIFHTSLLAASFLMMVGIASLFWMMYATFSRR; encoded by the coding sequence GTGGACCCGGGTGCTGCCGGCACTGTTGGTTTCGCGATGTTCAAGGGGGCGGCCATCGTCTTTGCGATGATGGTCATGGCCTACCCGATCTATCGCGTGGTCAGCCTCTACTTCGACCGTGCGCTCAACGGCAGCGAGACTGCGCTGTACCTCGTCGCCCTGCTCTTCCTCTTCCTGGGCATCATCGTCGGCTGGGGCACGCCGCTGGGCTGGCTGCTGCTGCTGGCGCTCCTGGTCGGCTGCATGGGCCTGCCGGTCATCAACCACATGGCTGACCGCATGGCCCTGCGCAGCATGGAGGACGGGGACATTAAGCAGTTCTCCGAGGCCCTCCGCCGGCAGCCCCGCAACACCTACCTCCACGACCGCCTGGCCCGCATCTTCCTCAGCCGCCGCGAGTATGAACTGGCGCTCTCGCACGCCAAGCAGGCCCACGAAATCAGCCCCGACGACCCGGCCTTCAAGCGCCTGGTCGAGCGCATCCAGACCGAGCAGCGCCGCGTGGAGCAGCACCTGAAGATCTGCCCCAAGTGCTTCTCTGAAACCCCCGCCGAGGCCGGGGCGTGCCTGCAGTGTGGCTTCATGTTCACTGACCCGGCCGATCTGTTGCGGACGCTGTGGTCGCGGCCCGCACTGGAGGCGGTCAAGTGGTCCGGCCTGGGGATGCTCCTGGTCGGGCTGGTGCTGCTTATCTTCCACACCAGCCTGCTCGCCGCCAGCTTCCTGATGATGGTCGGGATCGCGAGCCTCTTCTGGATGATGTACGCCACCTTCAGCCGACGCTAA